The nucleotide sequence CGCCGGCCATGAAGAGGTAGATCACGCGTTTCGCTTTGGCCGGAAAGTGCGTCGGCTTCGGGGCCAAGGGCGACGCGGCGATGCTGGTGGCACCTGCCGACGGGGAACCGCCGATCAGATTCGCCAGCGCGATCGAGCCCAGCCCCAACGCGCAGTCGTGGAAAAAGTGCCGGCGTGTCCCGGTCAGGACGCTCGAAGATGGATGCCGGTCCATTCTGCTCATCGTAGCGCGGTAACCGCCGAAACGAACTCGTTTTGCCTCATCAACTATCATTGCAACGGATTTGTTTCCTGGCAATCCCCGCGATGTCGACGTTCGCCATAAGTCCCTCCTCGTCGATCGTCCGCACCAGCGCATTCTATCACTCGCCAGTGGCGGCACAACCAGCGCAGTGTCGCAAACCGCTCTTGACGCCGATTACAGATGTAACTATTTACACGCGTAATCGACGGCAAAAGGAGTTTGCGACATGACAGAAGTTTCGATTTCAGATGGCGAATGGCAAGTGATGAACGTCGTCTGGACCGCCCATCCGCTGGCGGCCCAGGACGTGATTGGCAGGCTGGCCGGCGAGGTGGATTGGGCGCCGGCGACTGTCAAGACCATGCTGCATCGGCTGGTTAAGAAGAACGTGCTGGCCTATGAGTCGCAAGGGAATCGGTACGTTTATCGTCCCCGCGTCCGCCGCTCGGACTGCGTCAAGAAGGCTAGCCGGTCATTTTTGCGGCGCGTGTTCGGCGGTGAATCGGCTCCGCTGCTGGCACATTTCCTGCGCACCTCGAAGTTGTCGCCCGACGAAATTGCCCAACTGCGTCAAATCCTCAGCGAACAGGAGCAATCATGAACGGATTCACCGATCTCGTCAGTGGTGTATTAATCTGGTCGGAAGAAGGCTTGGGGCTGGCCATCGACGCGGGCGCTTTGGCCGCACTACTGGCAACAATCGTGCTGGCTGTCAACGTCTTTGTTCGCCGCTGGCTTTCGGCGCGGCAAATGGGCCTCTTGTGGGGCTTGGTGCTGCTGCGATTGCTGCTTCCGGTCGCGCCGCCGAGCTCATTCAGTCTGCAGAATCTCTTGCCTTCGTTTGTCAGCGAAGGCGGTGAGCCTCGCGACATCGATCCTCAACCAGCCGCAGGCTATATGTACGCTGCGCCCCAACCGCAGCCGTATGAAGCAGCCGAGTTGGCGCTCGCTGCGTCGCCTCCCACCGGACCGGACTTAACGGAGCCTGGCGACAACGTCGCGGCGATGCTGCGATTGGTTTGGCTCGCCGGAGCGGCCGTGTTCATGCTGGCGACGTTGATCGGTCATGGGCGGTTTTGCCGCCGGTTAAGACGGGCGCAACCGATTGACGACCCCAAGTTGTGCGATCTTTGGAAATCATGTCGTCAAATGGCCGGAGTGCGTGTCGATGTACCGATGCTGCTGTTCGACGGCGTCGAGCAGCCGGCCGTGTCGGGCATGTTACGGCCCAAGCTGCTCTTGCCGCCGCATGTTGCTGATCTCGATGAACAGCAATTGCGGATGGTGATGCTGCATGAGCTGGCACATGTGCGGCGCTGGCATGTCGCCGCCAATTGGCTGCTGGTTATCATTCGCGCGGCGCACTGGTGGAACCCGGTTTTCTGGCTGGCGGCTGCACGGTTTCAAAGTCTGCGCGAGCAGGCCTGCGACGCCTTTGCGCTCGAACGTATCGACGGAGTTTCGTCCCATAGTTACGGCGAGTTGCTGCTGGCGCTCGCCGACCGTCGTCAATCGGCGTCGTGGCGGATTGTGTTGCCCGTGTCGATCCTCGGTTTTCTGCCGACCTACCTTCGCAAACGCGCCATGGGCAACCGGCTTAGGGCGTTGCGCGCGGCGGGAGTGAAACGAAGCGGCTGGCACACCGCAACGGTTAGCGGCATGGTCGCGTTGGCCGCCGCTTGCGGATTGACTGATGCCGGCTCCGCCCAAGCGCCGCCTCCGCAGCGTTGGTTCAACTGGCTGCCCGACGCGGGCTTCGATTTGAACCATTGGGACTCCGCTCCCGAAGTGGACCGCGGGCCGCTCGTCACTCGCACTTATGCTGTAGCCAAAGCCCTCGAGCGGATCGCCGACGACGAGCGGTCCGAAGACAAGGCTGCGCGGAAGCTGAAAGCGCTCTTGATCCACACCCTAGCGGGCATGGAGGGGCATTACCGCTCGCCGGACAAGGCGGCTGCGGCAGTGGCCCTTCCGGCGCCCGTCGCGACTCGCCTGCAAGAGCCCGATATGCACGTGATGGCCGATCGTCCATCGGCGGAAGAACGCGTGACGCTGACAGGCACGGCCTTGACCGTGACGGCGTCGCCCGGCGCGCATGCGGAGATTGCCAGAAACTTACAAGCTTGGGAACAAAGCGGATTGGCTCAAATCTGTGTGGAGACGAGATTCGTGACCGACGATCGCGACATCGCCTCGGCGAGCGGAATCTCATGGCGATACTTGGAAGCGTTTTCGGCGGACGGCACTGAAACATTTGCGGCGGAAGCCAGTGGTGGCATGCCGGTGGTTCACGCCAGCGCGGCCGTTGAATACTATCTGCCGATTGCCGTGGCCAACTTAAGCCGCAAGCAAGCGTCGGCCTTTGTGAACCGTGCCCAAGACTCGCGGCAGGCGAACCTGCTCCAGGCTCCGAAAATCACGCTGTTCAATGGCCAGCGCGGCACCTTGTTTGACTTTACACAAACGCCGTTCGTCGTCGGAATTCACGAGGACCTCGCAGGACGACAGCAGCCCAAGATCGAAGTCATCGATGAAGGGACCACGCTGACGCTGCGGGCAATTCAAAGCCCCAATGATGCGAAAGTGCAGATCGAGGCGGGCGTCGAGTTGAGCGAGATCAGCGGCGTCGG is from Pirellulales bacterium and encodes:
- a CDS encoding BlaI/MecI/CopY family transcriptional regulator, with translation MTEVSISDGEWQVMNVVWTAHPLAAQDVIGRLAGEVDWAPATVKTMLHRLVKKNVLAYESQGNRYVYRPRVRRSDCVKKASRSFLRRVFGGESAPLLAHFLRTSKLSPDEIAQLRQILSEQEQS
- a CDS encoding M56 family metallopeptidase codes for the protein MNGFTDLVSGVLIWSEEGLGLAIDAGALAALLATIVLAVNVFVRRWLSARQMGLLWGLVLLRLLLPVAPPSSFSLQNLLPSFVSEGGEPRDIDPQPAAGYMYAAPQPQPYEAAELALAASPPTGPDLTEPGDNVAAMLRLVWLAGAAVFMLATLIGHGRFCRRLRRAQPIDDPKLCDLWKSCRQMAGVRVDVPMLLFDGVEQPAVSGMLRPKLLLPPHVADLDEQQLRMVMLHELAHVRRWHVAANWLLVIIRAAHWWNPVFWLAAARFQSLREQACDAFALERIDGVSSHSYGELLLALADRRQSASWRIVLPVSILGFLPTYLRKRAMGNRLRALRAAGVKRSGWHTATVSGMVALAAACGLTDAGSAQAPPPQRWFNWLPDAGFDLNHWDSAPEVDRGPLVTRTYAVAKALERIADDERSEDKAARKLKALLIHTLAGMEGHYRSPDKAAAAVALPAPVATRLQEPDMHVMADRPSAEERVTLTGTALTVTASPGAHAEIARNLQAWEQSGLAQICVETRFVTDDRDIASASGISWRYLEAFSADGTETFAAEASGGMPVVHASAAVEYYLPIAVANLSRKQASAFVNRAQDSRQANLLQAPKITLFNGQRGTLFDFTQTPFVVGIHEDLAGRQQPKIEVIDEGTTLTLRAIQSPNDAKVQIEAGVELSEISGVGTVSTLFHGEPTSIQIPRVKRCRIDVASELPDGESLLIGCIPSYEQKRFSYILLTVRSLGAIADDSP